The following are encoded together in the Triticum dicoccoides isolate Atlit2015 ecotype Zavitan chromosome 6B, WEW_v2.0, whole genome shotgun sequence genome:
- the LOC119320010 gene encoding putative FBD-associated F-box protein At5g56820: MGDINKRKKLAQESYNFGISDLPDDMLEHIVSFLSLNEAVRTCVLSKNWSYIWKFVPTLRISDIVDKCNSLIDNFLRGRGNTAIIVCDIELNNLEKVEMHDTIDTWIFHIVNLCHVQELRVISCIEDDFLQFRYQALISKHLKRLELDKVRLQASTVDFSSCHALEEIDLMFCWIEANYIISKSLKRLIAVQCEFDSVGARTHISVPSLIFLKLIDIWHYTPLFEDMPSLEVGYVSLGEDCLDYCNNNKSWGCDNVDCGFGCTDGYKYDSILLEGLSNASYLELLSEPRMFIFDRDLRRCPTFQNLRTLILNEWFLVANLHGLACVLHNSPFLEELNLLLLKEPKEVVEYNRDHYQVEHPLLMENLKEVKVNCERQYMWVQEIINILITFGISPEKIIVKESQMHPDVI; this comes from the exons ATGGGTGATATAAACAAGAGGAAGAAATTAGCGCAAGAGAGTTATAATTTTGGAATATCAGACCTCCCAGATGATATGCTTGAGCACATAGTATCCTTCTTATCATTGAATGAGGCCGTGAGGACTTGTGTTCTTTCCAAGAATTGGAGCTACATATGGAAATTTGTGCCTACCCTACGTATTTCTGATATAGTCGATAAATGTAACAGCTTAATAGATAATTTTTTGCGTGGCCGTGGAAACACCGCAATCATTGTTTGTGATATCGAGTTGAATAATCTCGAGAAGGTAGAAATGCATGACACGATAGACACATGGATCTTTCATATCGTGAATCTTTGCCATGTTCAGGAGCTCAGAGTCATTAGCTGTATAGAGGATGATTTCCTACAATTCAGGTATCAAGCTCTCATCTCCAAGCACTTGAAGAGGTTAGAGCTTGATAAGGTTCGCTTACAAGCTAGCACTGTTGATTTCTCAAGCTGCCATGCATTGGAAGAAATAGATCTGATGTTTTGTTGGATTGAAGCAAATTACATTATATCAAAGTCATTAAAGCGCCTGATTGCAGTGCAATGTGAATTTGATAGTGTGGGTGCACGCACTCACATTTCTGTCCCCAGCCTCATCTTTCTTAAGTTAATTGATATTTGGCATTATACTCCTTTATTTGAAGACATGCCTTCACTTGAAGTTGGATATGTCAGTCTAGGCGAGGACTGTTTAGACTATTGTAACAATAATAAATCTTGGGGGTGTGATAATGTGGACTGCGGTTTTGGTTGCACTGATGGTTACAAATATGATAGCATTCTTCTAGAAGGTTTATCAAATGCCAGTTACTTGGAGTTGCTAAGTGAACCAAGGATG TTCATTTTTGATAGGGATTTGCGGCGATGCCCTACATTTCAAAACTTGAGGACACTGATACTCAACGAATGGTTTTTGGTTGCTAACCTCCATGGACTTGCATGCGTTCTTCACAACTCACCTTTCCTAGAGGAGCTGAATCTCCTACTTTTAAAG GAGCCTAAAGAGGTGGTCGAATATAACAGAGACCATTATCAAGTGGAACATCCCCTATTAATGGAGAACCTTAAGGAAGTCAAAGTCAATTGTGAAAGACAATATATGTGGGTTCAGGAAATAATAAATATTTTGATTACTTTTGGTATATCGCCTGAGAAAATTATTGTCAAAGAGAGCCAAATGCATCCAGATGTCATTTAG